In the Pleuronectes platessa chromosome 8, fPlePla1.1, whole genome shotgun sequence genome, one interval contains:
- the atoh1b gene encoding protein atonal homolog 1b: protein MTAHAQSSSWPEYPEDFSLAHINSKSWMASSAVRAYSRRDAHGATDAGISLERFVQMSSEDPECVSSAETDCEREAEGGQRSHCGPVKHRRVAANARERRRMHGLNKAFDELRSVIPSVENERKLSKYDTLQMAQIYITELSDLLVGVVQTECMSPCQGSADKASMRSHTASLGHLIILGAPSERGSNQSTTSFSDGESSHLSDMEESQSGRQ from the coding sequence ATGACCGCACACGCACAGAGCTCCAGCTGGCCGGAGTACCCCGAGGATTTCAGCCTGGCCCACATCAACTCCAAAAGTTGGATGGCTTCAAGCGCAGTCCGCGCGTACTCGCGGAGGGACGCGCACGGAGCCACAGACGCAGGTATCTCACTGGAGAGATTCGTGCAAATGTCGAGTGAGGATCCCGAGTGCGTGTCGTCCGCAGAGACGGACTGCGAGAGGGAGGCGGAGGGAGGCCAGAGGAGCCACTGCGGCCCCGTGAAGCACCGGCGCGTCGCAGCCAACgccagggagaggaggaggatgcacgGCCTGAACAAAGCGTTCGACGAGCTGAGGAGCGTCATCCCGTCGGTGGAGAACGAGAGGAAGCTGTCCAAGTACGACACCCTGCAAATGGCGCAGATCTACATCACGGAGCTGTCGGACCTCCTGGTCGGCGTGGTCCAGACGGAGTGCATGAGTCCGTGTCAAGGCTCGGCGGACAAGGCCTCCATGAGGAGTCACACCGCCTCCCTGGGTCACCTCATCATACTGGGAGCACCATCCGAGCGGGGGTCAAACCAATCCACAACCTCGTTCAGTGATGGAGAGTCCTCACACCTCAGTGACATGGAGGAAAGTCAGAGTGGGAGACAGTGA
- the dok3 gene encoding docking protein 3, translated as MDVIFKEGLLYQQGVKFGKRTWRKIWMVLYRPSSTGVGRLELFTVCDKNNATDQKRAGRQKTPDRKTVRLCDCLVVTPAPDKSCPQGCTAFYLKTIQCTYTLASTTSQDWLSAVSLLAFQKDREESDKRGLEGGNGLTMENNDLYSSWKTNPILPLNQYRVTVQGTEASRRCRLAGVYLLSPDEEAVTLLACYTGHIIYCWPYTLICKFCEVEGGFSMEVSRRAQSGGGVFRFLSPHGPEILRVMLEHCSAERSSSAQAFNISRRWSYDQSPYSCTFPPTAAGPPVYNPADVPVDAEDDSAILYSNIKVTQVKPHLSSSQEAVGDVGEDELCYSLGSVSLEGEMEDNIYYNLRRSTPPLIRRDPETESECIYSEVKRDDSPSTPRRQPFSSPLCQPVLQPPPCPPPLPALSALNLKPGDPRWPAVSNVNQAGFNTQAHEAEGMDEMEEASSSSAHGITPSETPGSFKYKLAELFSKDLAKIQAPFPSGVGGPTFSH; from the exons ATGGATGTCATCTTCAAGGAGGGACTGTTGTACCAACAGGGAGTCAAGTTTGGAAAA AGAACATGGCGTAAAATATGGATGGTGCTGTACAGACCCAGTTCCACAGGGGTCGGCCGGTTGGAGCTTTTTACTGTATGTGATAAAAACAATGCAACTGACCAGAAGAGGGCGGGTCGCCAGAAGACGCCAGACAGAAAAACGGTGCGTCTGTGTGACTGCCTCGTCGTCACCCCTGCTCCAGACAAGTCTTGCCCCCAAGGGTGCACGGCCTTCTACTTGAAGACCATCCAGTGCACCTACACCCTGGCCTCCACGACGAGCCAGGACTGGCTGAGTGCCGTCTCTCTTCTGGCCTTCCAG aAGGATCGAGAAGAATCAGACAAAAGGGGATTGGAGGGAGGAAATGGCCTCACCATGGAGAACAATGACCTTTACTCATCATGGAAAACCA ATCCGATCCTTCCACTGAACCAGTACCGAGTGACAGTCCAGGGCACAGAAGCATCCAGGAGGTGCAGACTGGCTGGAGTGTATCTGCTCTCCCCGGACGAAGAAGCTGTGACTCTGCTCGCCTGCTACACCGGCCACATCATCTACTGCTGGCCGTACACACTCATATGCAAATTTTGTGAAGTTGAG GGCGGATTCAGCATGGAAGTCAGCCGCCGCGCTCAGTCAGGAGGAGGCGTGTTCAGATTCCTGTCCCCTCATGGTCCTGAGATCCTCCGGGTCATGTTGGAGCATTGCTCTGCGGAGAGGAGCTCCTCCGCTCAGGCAttcaacatcagcagaagatGGTCATATGACCAGTCTCCTTATAGCTGTACCTTCCCACCTACAGCCGCTGGTCCTCCTGTCTACAATCCTGCAGATGTCCCCGTTGACGCAGAGGACGACTCTGCCATCCTCTACTCTAACATTAAGGTCACTCAGGTCAAACCTCATCTCTCTAGCAGCCAGGAGGCTGTTGGAGATGTAGGTGAGGATGAGCTGTGCTACTCCCTGGGCTCTGTAAGCCTAGAGGGTGAAATGGAGGACAACATTTACTACAACTTGCGGAGATCCACTCCTCCTCTGATCCGACGGGATCCTGAGACAGAGTCGGAGTGCATCTACTCCGAAGTGAAAAGAGATGACTCTCCCTCAACCCCCCGGCGGCAGCCTTTCTCCTCACCCCTCTGCCAACCTGTTCTCCAGCCTCCTCCCTGCCCGCCTCCCCTGCCTGCTCTCTCCGCCCTCAACCTCAAGCCCGGAGACCCGCGTTGGCCCGCTGTGAGTAATGTCAACCAGGCAGGGTTCAATACTCAGGCACATGAGGCGGAAGGCatggatgagatggaggaggccaGCAGCTCCTCCGCCCATGGCATCACCCCCAGCGAGACCCCTGGCAGTTTTAAATACAAACTGGCAGAACTCTTTTCTAAGGACCTGGCAAAGATCCAGGCGCCCTTTCCCTCCGGAGTGGGCGGCCCCACATTTTCTCACTAG
- the LOC128445834 gene encoding probable ATP-dependent RNA helicase DDX41 translates to MESENRLKRRSHGEGERSGSEGSEDDDYVPYVPVKIRKHQMQQKMLRLRGKAVDDDHKDSGEDQRDEEEGLGPRSNVSLLDQHQVLKEKAEARKESAKEKQLKEEEKILESVAEGRALMSVKEMAKGIIYDDPIKTSWKPPRYILNMPDTRHERVRKKFHILVDGEGVPAPIKSFREMKLPPAVLKGLKKKGIVHPTPIQIQGIPTVLSGRDMIGIAFTGSGKTLVFTLPIMMFALEQEKRLPFFKREGPYGLIICPSRELARQTHGIIEYYCKLLEEEGAPQLRTALCIGGMSVKDQMEVVKHGVHMMVATPGRLMDLLQKKMVSLDICRYLTLDEADRMIDMGFEEDIRTIFSYFKGQRQTLLFSATMPKKIQNFAKSALVKPITINVGRAGAASLDVIQEVEYVKEEAKMVYLLECLQKTTPPVLIFAEKKADVDAIHEYLLLKGVEAVAIHGGKDQEERTKAIEAFKEGKKDVLVATDVASKGLDFPAIQHVVNYDMPEEIENYVHRIGRTGRSGQTGIATTFINKGCDESVLMDLKALLVEAKQKVPPVLQVLQTGDETMLDIKGERGCTFCGGLGHRITDCPKLEAMQTKQVTNIGRKDYLAHSSMDF, encoded by the exons agatCCCATGGGGAGGGTGAAAGGTCTGGCTCCGAAGGATCAGAAGATGACGATTATGTTCCCTACGTACCAGTCAAAATTCGAAAACACCAAATG CAACAGAAAATGTTACGCCTTCGAGGGAAGGCGGTGGACGACGACCACAAGGACAGCGGGGAGGatcagagggatgaggaggagggtctTGGTCCTCGCTCTAATGTCAGTCTCCTTGACCAGCATCAGGTCCTCAAGGAAAAAGCTGAAG CCCGAAAGGAGTCTGCCaaggagaagcagctgaaagaagaagagaagattcTTGAGAGCGTTGCAGAGGGCAGAG CGCTGATGTCTGTGAAGGAAATGGCCAAAGGTATCATATATGATGATCCAATAAAAACAAG ttgGAAGCCACCACGCTACATCCTGAATATGCCTGACACCCGACATGAGCGCGTCAGGAAGAAGTTTCACATCCTGGTTGATGGAGAAGGAGTCCCTGCTCCAATCAAAAGCTTCAGAGAGATGAAGTTACCACCAG CCGTTCTAAAGGGTTTGAAAAAGAAGGGCATTGTGCATCCCACACCGATTCAAATCCAAGGAATCCCCACAGT TCTCTCAGGCCGGGACATGATTGGCATTGCTTTCACTGGATCGGGAAAGACTCTGGTTTTCACTCTGCCCATCATGATGTTTGCACTGGAGCAAGAAAAAAGACTCCCTTTCTTTAAAAGAGAGGGACCTTATGGACTCATCATCTGTCCTTCA CGAGAGTTGGCGAGGCAGACGCACGGCATCATCGAGTATTACTGCaaactgctggaggaggagggagctccTCAGCTGCGCACTGCCCTCTGCATCGGAGGCATGTCTGTCAAGGACCAGATGGAGGTAGTAAAACA TGGTGTCCACATGATGGTCGCCACCCCCGGCAGACTCATGGACTTGCTGCAGAAGAAGATGGTGAGTCTGGACATCTGCCGCTACTTGACTCTGGACGAGGCCGACAGGATGATTGACATGGGCTTTGAGGAAGACATCAGGACAATCTTCTCCTATTTCAAG ggACAAAGGCAAACCCTGCTGTTCAGTGCTACTATGCCCAAAAAGATCCAGAATTTTGCCAAGAGCGCTCTGGTCAAACCCATCACCATTAATGTGGGTCGGGCCGGTGCTGCCAGCTTGGATGTTATCCAG gaagtgGAATATGTCAAAGAGGAAGCCAAGATGGTGTACCTGCTGGAGTGCCTGCAGAAAACAACACCTCCT GTGCTTATATTCGCTGAGAAGAAGGCTGATGTAGATGCCATCCATGAGTATCTGCTGCTAAAAGGAGTTGAGGCGGTGGCCATCCATGGAGGAAAAG atCAAGAGGAACGAACGAAAGCCATCGAAGCGttcaaagaaggaaagaaagacgtCTTAGTTGCCACGGACGTCGCTTCTAAAGGTCTGGATTTCCCAGCTATTCAGCACGTAGTGAACTACGACATGCCCGAAGAGATAGAGAACTATG TCCACAGAATTGGAAGAACTGGACGATCGGGCCAGACGGGTATCGCCACTACATTCATCAATAAAGGCTGCG ATGAGTCTGTGTTGATGGACCTGAAAGCCCTGCTGGTTGAAGCCAAGCAGAAGGTTCCACCCGTTCTCCAGGTTCTCCAGACGGGGGACGAGACCATGCTGGACATCAAAG gagaGAGGGGATGTACGTTCTGCGGTGGTCTTGGTCATCGTATCACAGACTGTCCGAAGTTGGAGGCCATGCAGACCAAGCAGGTCACCAACATCGGGCGCAAAGACTACCTGGCTCATAGCTCGATGGACTTctaa